The Gimibacter soli genome includes a region encoding these proteins:
- a CDS encoding tetratricopeptide repeat protein translates to MIYAFDTIEIDVEKHELRRDGALVPVEPQVLSLLVLLVRERERVVSKDELIEVVWEGRFVSDSAVSSRIKSARQAIGDDGQAQRFIKTVHGTGFRFIAPVTVSEAEMAALTDAPTAGKVVAGPIPSREKRKPHMLWLGAVIAAVAAAVALFLVFQPMSRNVQANQVRVAVLPVHIASDVAENGWAELGLMSLVSHKLEQEAAVSSVSPRAMIEGTGEQVVAATDALEIPEDLIRKLRQTEGASHFVVSRLTSIGARLHLDVAVRGADGRESRGSFDGEQILELADLMVRHIVSSLPGRQNAAIRLRTSPEDPFVAEAYARGLAYALQGRAEEARNLFAVAVEQDPEDIWLRYEYALATRQIGDLEGAEAQLTTLQAEAEAKDNPEVLASILNAVAIVNMLRNDDAAALASLEKALPISAGLTDHTRSAAILINLGILERRRRQYDQAEIYLTRAFAEFDAAGITAPPGALLNTMALLRIEQLRPAEAVQYLERALQRFHLDGNDRFAAAVKNNLGDIREMAGDYAGAFVLYNEGLTLRRAVNDPFGIASSLQSLVSLSVDTGRLEQAESLARELLKNGEARDDKFRQGQAHSYLGRVASLRGDADFARQHHRRAFDLFEAAKREGNMQSERIRLARLEHTDGAAASAVAAVQTVLAWARSEGVPADIMEAEAALAEFALKEGRSGEARRHAEASVAAARELPEANKLGRALVSLAGATLAAGDLAAAKAALDEAAKLVPQEAGLYRMKSKLAQAEGQTVEAVSHLRKARELAGELWTKGDEESFAALENP, encoded by the coding sequence ATGATTTATGCTTTCGATACAATCGAGATCGATGTCGAGAAGCATGAGCTTCGTCGTGACGGAGCACTTGTGCCAGTTGAGCCGCAGGTCCTTTCACTTCTTGTCCTTCTGGTGCGCGAACGCGAACGGGTTGTTTCCAAGGATGAACTGATCGAAGTGGTTTGGGAGGGACGGTTTGTTTCCGATTCCGCTGTTTCCAGCCGTATCAAGTCGGCCCGTCAGGCGATTGGTGATGATGGGCAGGCGCAGCGCTTCATAAAAACGGTCCATGGAACGGGCTTCCGCTTCATCGCACCGGTCACGGTCAGCGAAGCTGAAATGGCTGCGCTGACCGATGCGCCCACCGCCGGAAAGGTGGTTGCCGGCCCGATCCCTTCGCGAGAAAAGCGCAAGCCGCACATGCTCTGGCTTGGTGCCGTGATTGCTGCCGTGGCGGCGGCCGTGGCCCTGTTTCTGGTTTTTCAGCCGATGTCGCGAAATGTGCAAGCCAATCAGGTTCGGGTTGCTGTCCTGCCTGTTCACATCGCCTCCGACGTGGCTGAAAACGGCTGGGCGGAGCTCGGGCTGATGAGCCTGGTGTCCCATAAGCTTGAACAGGAAGCTGCGGTCAGCAGTGTCTCGCCCCGGGCCATGATCGAAGGAACGGGCGAGCAGGTGGTTGCGGCAACGGATGCGCTCGAGATTCCTGAAGACCTGATACGGAAACTCAGGCAGACCGAAGGTGCCAGTCACTTTGTCGTTTCGCGCCTCACAAGCATTGGCGCGCGGCTTCATCTCGATGTTGCCGTGAGGGGGGCTGACGGGCGCGAAAGCCGGGGCAGTTTCGACGGGGAGCAAATACTGGAACTCGCCGACCTGATGGTCCGCCATATCGTCAGTTCGCTGCCCGGTCGCCAGAATGCAGCCATCAGGCTGCGGACGAGCCCGGAAGATCCATTTGTCGCGGAAGCTTATGCTCGGGGGCTCGCCTATGCCCTGCAAGGGCGGGCGGAAGAGGCACGGAACCTGTTTGCGGTTGCGGTGGAGCAAGACCCGGAGGACATCTGGCTGCGCTACGAATATGCCCTTGCCACGCGGCAAATCGGCGATCTTGAAGGTGCAGAGGCGCAATTGACGACGCTGCAGGCAGAAGCCGAAGCAAAGGATAACCCCGAGGTGCTGGCGTCGATCCTCAATGCCGTTGCCATCGTCAACATGCTCAGGAATGATGACGCGGCGGCACTCGCGAGCCTTGAGAAGGCGCTGCCGATTTCTGCAGGATTGACCGATCACACACGGTCGGCGGCCATCCTGATCAATCTTGGCATTCTGGAACGGCGCCGCCGACAGTATGATCAGGCTGAGATTTACCTGACGCGCGCGTTTGCGGAATTTGATGCGGCAGGCATTACGGCGCCGCCCGGCGCGCTTCTCAACACGATGGCGCTCCTGCGGATCGAACAGCTCCGCCCTGCAGAAGCGGTCCAGTATCTTGAACGGGCGTTGCAGCGTTTCCATCTGGATGGCAACGATCGCTTTGCGGCTGCGGTCAAAAACAATCTTGGCGATATCCGAGAAATGGCGGGCGACTATGCCGGTGCATTCGTCCTGTATAACGAAGGCCTGACGCTGCGCAGGGCGGTGAACGATCCATTCGGCATTGCGTCTAGCCTTCAGTCGCTGGTCAGTCTGTCTGTCGATACGGGGCGTCTCGAACAGGCAGAAAGCCTTGCCCGCGAACTCCTGAAGAATGGCGAGGCGCGGGACGACAAGTTCCGCCAGGGGCAGGCTCATTCCTATCTGGGACGGGTCGCATCCTTGCGCGGCGACGCCGATTTTGCGCGCCAGCATCATCGCCGCGCGTTCGACCTGTTCGAAGCCGCGAAGCGTGAAGGCAACATGCAGTCCGAACGGATAAGGCTTGCCCGTCTTGAGCATACGGATGGCGCAGCGGCGTCTGCTGTTGCGGCGGTACAGACGGTTCTGGCGTGGGCCAGGTCTGAGGGGGTACCTGCCGATATCATGGAAGCAGAAGCCGCCCTTGCTGAATTCGCCCTCAAAGAGGGCCGGTCGGGGGAGGCACGTCGGCATGCCGAGGCATCAGTTGCCGCCGCACGCGAGCTGCCAGAAGCCAACAAGCTTGGTCGTGCGCTTGTCAGCCTTGCAGGCGCGACGCTTGCTGCAGGTGATCTGGCAGCAGCGAAAGCCGCGCTCGACGAAGCAGCGAAACTTGTGCCGCAGGAAGCCGGCCTTTACCGGATGAAGTCAAAGCTTGCGCAGGCCGAGGGGCAGACGGTCGAGGCTGTGTCTCACCTCCGGAAAGCCAGGGAGCTGGCCGGAGAGTTATGGACCAAGGGCGACGAAGAATCTTTCGCCGCCC
- a CDS encoding YeiH family protein: MKDPNQSDLDYQGDLFCEQQLAAEIDPHRDLRPLWKRLFPGLAVCAAGAASAAWLSDHYGFPVILLGLLVGLAMNFVSSDQRTHEGLDFASRSFLRVGIAMLGLQVTFMQIGALGIMPFVCLLAVMAVTVLAGVGSARLAGQSGFAGLLAGGATAICGSSAALALYGVIGKDRLPQAQFALTLVGVAMASALAFSIYPILAAELGLNDMQAGFLLGASIHDVAQAIGGGYSFSDEAGQHATIVKMARVALLAPFVALISLAVDTPDNNTGGILKRLSLPWFIVAFLLLVGLNSLVNFPRELSAWALTGSKVLLLFAVTATAMRTRLDLLLSMGWRPAVPVFVATSVSFCASLLVSWLAL; this comes from the coding sequence ATGAAGGACCCCAATCAAAGCGACCTCGACTATCAGGGCGACCTGTTCTGCGAGCAGCAATTGGCCGCGGAAATTGATCCTCACCGAGACCTGCGGCCGCTTTGGAAGCGCCTTTTCCCGGGGCTTGCGGTTTGCGCGGCAGGGGCTGCATCGGCGGCCTGGTTGTCCGACCATTACGGTTTTCCTGTCATTCTTCTGGGGCTGCTTGTCGGTCTCGCCATGAATTTCGTGTCGAGTGATCAGCGCACGCACGAAGGGCTGGACTTTGCGTCACGGTCTTTCCTGCGTGTGGGCATTGCCATGCTCGGGCTGCAGGTGACCTTCATGCAGATCGGTGCACTCGGGATCATGCCGTTCGTGTGCCTGCTGGCCGTCATGGCGGTAACGGTACTGGCGGGCGTTGGTAGCGCGCGGCTTGCCGGTCAATCCGGCTTTGCCGGGCTTCTGGCGGGCGGAGCCACTGCGATTTGCGGATCGAGCGCTGCCTTGGCCCTTTATGGCGTCATCGGCAAGGACCGTCTGCCACAGGCCCAGTTTGCCCTGACACTTGTCGGGGTGGCGATGGCAAGTGCGCTGGCATTCTCGATCTATCCGATACTCGCCGCCGAACTTGGCCTGAACGACATGCAGGCCGGGTTCCTGCTCGGCGCGTCTATCCATGATGTCGCGCAAGCGATTGGCGGGGGTTATTCGTTCTCGGATGAGGCCGGCCAACACGCCACCATCGTCAAGATGGCACGGGTGGCCTTGCTCGCGCCGTTCGTGGCACTGATCAGCCTTGCGGTTGATACGCCCGACAACAACACCGGCGGCATCCTGAAGCGCCTGTCGCTGCCGTGGTTCATCGTTGCCTTCCTGCTGCTTGTCGGGCTGAACAGTCTGGTTAATTTCCCACGCGAACTTTCGGCCTGGGCGCTGACGGGGTCGAAAGTGCTGCTGCTGTTCGCCGTTACAGCGACTGCCATGCGCACCCGGCTTGATCTGCTTCTCTCCATGGGGTGGCGCCCCGCCGTCCCGGTGTTTGTGGCGACTTCCGTAAGCTTCTGCGCATCTTTGCTGGTCAGTTGGCTCGCGCTTTAG
- a CDS encoding MFS transporter, producing the protein MFDKDSRGNSGQPQTAFMLLVILLFIGNALNYVDRQVLSLLKPTLETEFGWSDRDYAHLGSAFQIAAAGALLFVGWFVDRLGVRIAYGVAIAVWSAAGMAHALAMTVQQFVAARIVLAVGETVSTPAGLKTTALYMHPKQRNLAIGIINTAPNIGAIITPLLIPPFAIAFGWKAAFLVTGALGFVWLLFWLPATRNLKPIGNIPERAPVDWKTLFRDRRSWVVIGAKSLTDCVWWFVLFWMPDFFSRVFGLGQAELGWPIAIIFSLAAFGAISAGAIYPILVARGHDINAARKLSMLFFAAIVLAMPFALSTDSPWVAAVLIGLGLFAHQGFSTNIFGMTADIVPATRIASVIAMGAVAGNLSGTGIIELAGWSLENGHGYAPLFVICGGAYFSALAFIQLMIPRLELSEGQEA; encoded by the coding sequence ATGTTCGACAAGGATTCGCGCGGCAACAGCGGCCAGCCTCAAACGGCATTCATGCTGTTGGTAATCCTGCTTTTTATAGGCAATGCGCTTAATTATGTCGACCGGCAGGTCCTTTCCCTCCTGAAACCCACGCTCGAAACCGAATTTGGCTGGAGCGACAGGGATTATGCCCATCTTGGCTCGGCATTCCAGATTGCGGCGGCCGGCGCCCTTCTTTTTGTCGGCTGGTTTGTCGACCGGCTCGGCGTTCGCATCGCATACGGCGTGGCCATTGCTGTCTGGAGCGCGGCGGGCATGGCGCACGCCCTTGCGATGACGGTTCAACAGTTTGTTGCGGCACGCATCGTTCTGGCCGTCGGCGAAACGGTCAGTACTCCGGCCGGACTCAAGACAACAGCGCTCTACATGCATCCGAAACAGCGCAATCTGGCGATCGGCATCATCAACACCGCCCCCAATATCGGCGCGATCATTACGCCGCTGCTGATCCCGCCCTTCGCCATTGCTTTCGGCTGGAAAGCTGCATTTCTGGTGACAGGCGCCCTTGGCTTTGTCTGGCTTCTGTTCTGGCTGCCCGCGACCCGCAATCTCAAGCCCATCGGCAACATCCCCGAACGCGCCCCTGTCGACTGGAAAACATTGTTCCGTGACCGGCGCAGCTGGGTTGTTATCGGCGCCAAAAGCCTCACCGACTGTGTCTGGTGGTTCGTGCTGTTCTGGATGCCGGATTTCTTCAGCCGCGTCTTCGGACTGGGACAAGCCGAACTCGGCTGGCCGATTGCCATCATCTTCTCGCTTGCCGCGTTTGGCGCCATTTCGGCGGGTGCCATCTATCCGATCCTTGTCGCCCGCGGCCACGATATCAATGCTGCCCGCAAGCTTTCAATGCTGTTCTTCGCAGCCATCGTGCTGGCCATGCCTTTCGCGCTCTCGACTGACAGCCCCTGGGTTGCTGCCGTCCTGATCGGCCTTGGCCTTTTTGCGCACCAGGGCTTCTCCACCAACATTTTCGGCATGACCGCCGACATCGTACCGGCCACGCGCATTGCCAGCGTGATTGCCATGGGTGCTGTGGCAGGCAACCTTTCAGGGACCGGCATCATCGAACTCGCCGGCTGGTCGCTTGAAAATGGCCACGGCTACGCCCCCCTGTTCGTCATCTGCGGCGGCGCCTATTTCAGCGCCCTTGCCTTCATCCAGCTGATGATCCCCCGCCTGGAACTTTCGGAGGGGCAAGAGGCCTGA
- a CDS encoding TonB-dependent receptor: MPNTNRIAMRVLTASASLIAMAGAVVADDDFALEEIVVTAQKVSENIQEVPISMSAVTPQRMENAGVTSLETIGRIVPSVSFRKGTTSANSAIVMRGVGTITFSVAAEPSVSTVVDGVVLSRSGQAFLDLVDAERLEVLRGPQGTLFGKNASAGLVNIVSKGGTEELEAEARAEWYEGNEYRLRTSVSGPLSEQWSGRVTGFYGSYDGNIKNIYGGEEEDVNGYEHWGARGVLDYKGDSSRMRFIADYFKANDDCCADVAGASVGAVRDAELGLPGGVDLGEDQRYINHNLVTQTNDKQWSLTASADFDISDSHTLSMVAGYRNWWNEEIREGDFQPRAIVGVAELHDNGVVETEQLSFEARIASDQSKPFFYQVGAFAWRSDNKQVFTREDITCATSNLPVDPVTGGQPCNLTDTVNTLFPTATSYSDVNSTNYAVFGQGTYRFNEMFALTGGLRYTWDRLSYTHERAPGINAATGLPATGPGVSGNPAGGLVSAGGNGTNISEGSSRNGNLSGKAVLQFTPSDDMMLYTSYTRGYKGPAFNVFFNHTAPTHAVPIEEETSDAFEVGMKSQFMNDRVQLNASVFSVEYDGFQANNFVLLNGAVVTNLTNAGTVKSKGFETDLVFLATEGLTLRLSTAYADAKVKEFNPNPLTNAPDARDGTRLPLAPKFTYVLGADYEREVGDYMMYLNTDYRHVGKQFSDLGEQGAIDAYGMWNASLGFSDKDDSYRLSFHVRNITDESYVLLNVSNGQRLQIPRDADRYMGVSFRIKM, from the coding sequence ATGCCCAACACGAATCGTATTGCAATGCGGGTGCTGACGGCGTCCGCAAGCCTGATCGCGATGGCTGGCGCTGTCGTGGCAGATGATGATTTTGCGCTCGAAGAAATCGTGGTGACCGCGCAAAAAGTTTCCGAAAACATTCAGGAAGTGCCGATTTCGATGAGTGCGGTAACGCCGCAGCGCATGGAAAACGCCGGTGTGACCAGCCTTGAGACGATCGGCCGGATCGTGCCTTCGGTCAGTTTCCGCAAAGGTACGACCAGTGCGAACAGCGCCATTGTGATGCGCGGCGTTGGCACAATCACCTTCTCGGTGGCGGCCGAGCCCAGCGTTTCGACTGTTGTTGACGGCGTCGTGCTGAGCCGTTCGGGGCAGGCCTTCCTTGATCTTGTGGACGCAGAGCGCCTTGAAGTGCTGCGCGGGCCGCAGGGTACGCTCTTTGGCAAGAACGCTTCGGCAGGTCTCGTCAATATCGTCTCGAAAGGCGGAACCGAGGAGCTGGAAGCCGAAGCCCGTGCAGAATGGTACGAAGGCAATGAATACCGCCTGCGCACGTCGGTTTCAGGGCCGCTGTCGGAACAGTGGAGCGGGCGCGTAACCGGCTTCTATGGCAGCTATGATGGCAACATCAAGAATATCTATGGCGGCGAAGAGGAAGACGTGAACGGCTACGAGCACTGGGGTGCACGCGGCGTTCTCGACTATAAGGGCGACAGCAGCCGCATGCGCTTCATCGCTGACTATTTCAAGGCGAATGACGATTGCTGTGCCGACGTGGCTGGCGCCAGCGTTGGTGCCGTGCGCGACGCCGAGCTTGGCCTGCCGGGCGGCGTCGACCTTGGCGAGGACCAGCGCTATATCAACCACAATCTTGTCACCCAGACGAACGACAAGCAGTGGAGCCTGACGGCATCTGCCGACTTTGACATTTCCGACAGCCATACGCTCAGCATGGTTGCGGGCTACCGCAACTGGTGGAACGAGGAAATCCGCGAAGGTGACTTCCAGCCGCGCGCCATCGTAGGCGTTGCCGAGCTGCATGATAACGGCGTGGTGGAAACCGAGCAGCTTTCGTTCGAAGCCCGTATTGCCTCCGATCAGTCGAAGCCCTTCTTCTATCAGGTTGGCGCCTTTGCGTGGCGGTCTGACAACAAGCAGGTCTTCACGCGCGAGGATATCACCTGTGCAACGTCGAACCTGCCGGTTGATCCGGTCACCGGCGGCCAGCCGTGCAACCTTACGGACACGGTGAACACCCTGTTCCCGACGGCGACGTCCTATAGCGACGTGAACTCGACCAACTATGCCGTATTCGGGCAGGGAACCTATCGTTTCAACGAGATGTTCGCCCTGACCGGTGGCCTTCGTTACACGTGGGACCGTCTCTCATACACGCATGAACGTGCACCCGGCATCAATGCCGCGACAGGCCTTCCGGCAACGGGCCCCGGTGTTTCGGGCAACCCGGCGGGCGGTCTTGTCTCTGCCGGCGGCAACGGGACGAATATCTCGGAAGGGTCCAGCCGCAACGGCAACCTTTCGGGTAAAGCCGTCCTCCAGTTCACGCCTTCGGACGACATGATGCTCTACACCAGCTATACGCGCGGGTACAAAGGGCCGGCCTTCAACGTCTTCTTCAACCACACGGCACCGACACACGCCGTTCCGATTGAAGAAGAAACCTCGGACGCGTTCGAAGTGGGCATGAAGTCCCAGTTCATGAATGACCGCGTGCAGCTCAATGCTTCGGTCTTCTCGGTCGAGTATGACGGGTTCCAGGCCAACAACTTCGTGCTCCTGAACGGCGCCGTGGTAACCAACCTGACAAACGCCGGCACCGTGAAGAGCAAGGGCTTTGAGACTGATCTCGTGTTCCTCGCGACCGAAGGCCTTACGCTCCGCCTGAGCACGGCTTATGCAGACGCAAAGGTCAAGGAGTTCAACCCGAACCCGCTGACCAACGCGCCTGACGCCCGCGATGGCACCCGCCTGCCGCTGGCACCGAAGTTCACCTATGTCCTTGGTGCCGATTACGAACGCGAAGTCGGCGACTATATGATGTATCTGAACACTGACTATCGCCATGTGGGCAAGCAGTTCTCGGATCTGGGCGAGCAGGGCGCAATCGATGCCTATGGCATGTGGAATGCCTCGCTCGGCTTCTCGGACAAGGATGACAGCTACCGCCTATCGTTCCATGTCCGGAACATCACTGATGAAAGCTACGTTCTCCTCAATGTTTCCAACGGCCAGCGCCTGCAGATCCCGCGCGATGCCGACCGTTACATGGGCGTCAGCTTCCGCATCAAGATGTAA
- a CDS encoding alpha-glucosidase, giving the protein MRGISTRILAENEGFELVYEGRIILRHTSLCPSLVISRGNPRVTMYRGNFRIEDSPSGTVIPTGWQQSENGIEFAANGSICATLTVMSNGIEVRTTDPAFDRITLHFHAEADEQVWGGGEQMSYLSLKGRAFPMWTSEPGVGRDKSTELTRIMDKEGMAGGDYWNTNYPQPTFLTSRWTAIHLDASCYSVLDFTNPESHTVSVWSNRAKFEIFAAASPTELVSALSTRFGRQPQLPDWAIEGAIVGLKSGASSFDRLERFLDAGTSVSGIWCEDWAGIRETSFGRRLFWDWKSGDRSAARYPGLKQQIAALHERGIRFLAYVNPYLAVDGELFAEAEAGGHFARQLESDATHLVDFGEFDCGVLDFTQAKTRDWFAERILGREMLDIGVDGWMADFGEYLPTDLRLGDGSDPMEAHNKWPVLWAEVNAQAVASRGRTGDAVFFMRAGFSGVQAHCPLLWAGDQSVDFTRHDGIGTVITGALSAGLVGNAYSHSDCGGYTSLHGNIRSEELLQRWCELAAFAPVMRSHEGNRPDDNLQYDTNEALLTCFARWSRVHAHLAPYVRHLCEEAEKTGLPAQRPLFLHYPDDASLWTVQDQYLYGADLLVAPVIEQGSSSRNVLLPGDTPWRHCWTGEDYAPGLHDISAPIGQPPVFYRPDSAFAPLFAGLAGVIEL; this is encoded by the coding sequence ATGAGAGGGATTTCTACACGCATTTTGGCGGAAAATGAGGGTTTTGAGCTGGTCTATGAGGGCCGGATCATCCTTCGTCACACCAGTTTATGTCCTTCGTTGGTCATTTCCAGAGGCAACCCTCGGGTAACCATGTACCGGGGCAATTTCCGCATTGAAGATTCCCCTTCGGGCACAGTGATCCCGACCGGATGGCAACAGTCCGAGAACGGCATTGAATTTGCCGCTAACGGCTCGATCTGCGCGACGCTGACTGTAATGTCGAACGGGATCGAGGTCCGGACCACCGACCCCGCATTTGACCGGATCACCCTGCACTTCCATGCCGAAGCGGATGAGCAAGTCTGGGGTGGTGGCGAACAGATGAGCTATCTGTCGCTCAAGGGCCGCGCCTTCCCCATGTGGACGAGCGAACCGGGTGTCGGCCGCGACAAATCGACCGAACTGACACGGATCATGGACAAGGAAGGCATGGCCGGTGGTGACTATTGGAACACCAATTATCCCCAGCCGACCTTCCTGACGTCCCGCTGGACGGCAATCCACCTTGATGCCAGCTGCTACAGCGTCCTCGATTTCACCAACCCTGAAAGCCACACGGTTTCAGTCTGGAGCAACCGGGCAAAGTTCGAGATATTCGCCGCCGCGAGTCCGACTGAACTGGTCAGCGCCCTCTCAACCCGTTTCGGCCGGCAGCCCCAACTGCCGGACTGGGCGATCGAAGGCGCTATTGTGGGCCTCAAGTCCGGTGCCAGCAGCTTCGACAGACTTGAACGCTTCCTGGATGCAGGCACCTCGGTATCCGGCATCTGGTGTGAAGACTGGGCTGGTATCCGCGAAACCAGTTTCGGACGCCGCCTGTTCTGGGACTGGAAATCCGGCGACCGCAGCGCTGCCCGCTATCCGGGCCTGAAGCAACAGATCGCGGCACTCCATGAACGGGGAATCCGGTTCCTTGCTTATGTGAACCCGTATCTCGCCGTGGACGGTGAGCTTTTCGCTGAAGCCGAGGCAGGCGGGCACTTTGCCCGGCAGCTTGAAAGCGATGCGACGCATCTTGTCGATTTCGGCGAGTTCGACTGCGGCGTCCTTGATTTCACCCAAGCCAAAACCCGCGACTGGTTCGCCGAGCGCATCTTGGGCCGCGAAATGCTTGATATCGGGGTCGATGGCTGGATGGCTGACTTCGGCGAGTATCTGCCGACCGACCTGCGGCTTGGCGACGGATCAGACCCGATGGAAGCGCACAACAAGTGGCCGGTTCTCTGGGCTGAGGTGAATGCGCAGGCCGTCGCATCCCGCGGCAGGACAGGCGACGCCGTTTTCTTCATGCGCGCCGGCTTCTCGGGCGTGCAAGCCCATTGCCCGCTCCTCTGGGCCGGGGACCAGTCCGTTGACTTCACCCGGCATGACGGGATCGGCACCGTGATCACCGGCGCCCTTTCCGCCGGCCTTGTCGGCAATGCCTATAGTCATTCGGACTGCGGCGGCTATACCTCGCTTCATGGCAATATCCGTAGCGAAGAACTGCTGCAGCGCTGGTGCGAGCTTGCAGCCTTCGCCCCGGTCATGCGCAGCCACGAAGGCAACCGGCCGGACGACAATCTGCAATATGACACCAATGAAGCGCTTCTCACGTGTTTTGCACGCTGGAGCCGCGTTCATGCTCATCTGGCGCCCTATGTTCGTCACCTCTGCGAGGAGGCCGAGAAAACCGGCCTGCCCGCCCAGCGCCCCCTTTTCCTGCACTATCCTGACGACGCATCCCTCTGGACAGTGCAAGACCAGTATCTTTACGGTGCTGATCTTCTGGTTGCGCCGGTGATCGAGCAGGGTTCTTCATCACGCAATGTGCTTCTTCCGGGCGATACGCCCTGGCGGCACTGCTGGACCGGCGAAGATTATGCGCCGGGCCTTCATGATATTTCTGCTCCCATTGGCCAGCCGCCGGTCTTCTATCGGCCAGACAGCGCCTTTGCGCCGCTGTTTGCCGGGCTTGCAGGGGTGATTGAACTATGA
- a CDS encoding LacI family DNA-binding transcriptional regulator, whose protein sequence is MSERANIRDVAAKAGVAVKTVSRVLNGHPYVSAETKTRVEDAIRELDFRPSIAARILTGSKSNQIALIYDNHSPYYMFQIQTGCWEFCKENNIRLLAQPVDVADPQVGEQVRGLVSETHVDGIILSSPVTDCIPVLRTLEAMDIPFVRISPGTNHALTSSVFMDDAQAADDITTFLINAGHRRIGCIKGHPNHMASDDRLFGYRRALDRAGLPFEPSLVFAGEFDFESGVRAGQYFLDMPDRPTAIFASNDDMAAGVLAVAHDRGIELPTQLSVAGFDDTTLARTVWPPLTTIHQPMAELGRTATEILVAGGDITHRRLPHTLVERASVVPPPRKTL, encoded by the coding sequence ATGAGTGAACGGGCGAATATCAGGGATGTGGCTGCGAAAGCAGGGGTTGCCGTCAAAACGGTCAGCCGCGTGCTGAACGGGCATCCTTATGTGAGTGCAGAAACCAAGACGAGGGTCGAAGACGCGATCCGTGAACTTGATTTCCGCCCCAGCATCGCCGCCCGCATCCTGACAGGTTCAAAATCGAACCAGATCGCCCTCATCTACGATAACCACAGCCCCTACTACATGTTCCAGATCCAGACGGGCTGCTGGGAATTCTGCAAGGAAAACAACATCCGCCTGCTGGCACAGCCGGTTGATGTGGCAGACCCGCAGGTTGGCGAGCAGGTTCGCGGCCTCGTTTCCGAAACGCATGTCGACGGGATCATCCTTTCGTCGCCGGTAACCGACTGCATCCCGGTCCTGCGTACGCTCGAGGCAATGGATATCCCCTTCGTCCGCATCTCGCCCGGCACCAATCATGCGCTGACTAGCTCGGTCTTCATGGATGACGCGCAGGCCGCAGACGACATCACCACCTTCCTTATCAACGCAGGCCATCGTCGTATCGGCTGCATCAAGGGCCACCCCAACCACATGGCCTCGGATGACCGTCTTTTCGGCTACCGCCGCGCGCTTGACCGCGCCGGCCTGCCCTTTGAGCCGAGCCTCGTCTTCGCCGGCGAGTTCGATTTCGAAAGCGGCGTCCGTGCAGGCCAGTATTTCCTCGACATGCCGGACCGGCCGACCGCCATTTTTGCCTCGAACGACGATATGGCAGCAGGCGTCTTGGCCGTCGCCCATGACCGGGGCATCGAACTGCCCACGCAACTTTCGGTCGCCGGTTTCGATGACACAACGCTTGCCCGTACCGTATGGCCGCCGCTGACCACCATCCATCAGCCGATGGCTGAGCTTGGCCGGACAGCGACCGAAATCCTTGTTGCGGGCGGTGATATCACCCACCGGCGCCTGCCCCACACCCTTGTCGAGCGCGCGTCTGTCGTGCCACCACCTAGGAAGACTTTATGA
- a CDS encoding aldo/keto reductase, whose amino-acid sequence MSELRLPPAERTLGASGIAISPIAWGMWRLAENGRTAGEAARLVHAALDAGINLLDTADIYGFDGSAGFGDAEALLGDVLALEPSLRARMVLATKGGIRPPLPYDQSGPYLKEAIDASLRRMKTDVIDLWQVHRPDLLAHPQEVARALDDAIAAGKVRTLGVSNFTIHQLAALNQFLGNKLVTTQPEISPLRIDCFENGELDQAMMLDLVPLAWSPLGGGRLLSPESARDKAVVAELDRIAGAKGISRSVAAYSWLMAHPAGIVPIIGSQQPERILEGTAALEVRWTREEWYAVLVAARGERMP is encoded by the coding sequence ATGAGCGAACTGCGACTACCGCCTGCCGAGCGCACCCTCGGGGCCAGTGGAATTGCCATCTCCCCCATCGCATGGGGCATGTGGCGCCTTGCTGAAAATGGCCGGACGGCCGGCGAAGCGGCAAGGCTGGTTCATGCAGCCCTTGATGCGGGCATCAATCTGCTCGATACAGCCGACATTTACGGCTTTGACGGCTCAGCCGGTTTCGGCGATGCAGAAGCGCTGCTTGGCGACGTACTGGCGCTGGAGCCGAGCCTGCGGGCCCGCATGGTGCTCGCGACCAAAGGCGGCATCCGCCCGCCACTTCCCTACGACCAGAGCGGCCCGTACCTGAAAGAAGCAATCGACGCATCGCTGCGCCGGATGAAGACCGATGTGATCGACCTGTGGCAGGTTCACCGCCCCGATCTTCTGGCGCATCCGCAGGAAGTTGCGCGTGCCCTTGATGATGCCATTGCCGCCGGCAAGGTGCGCACGCTTGGCGTCTCCAATTTCACCATTCATCAGCTGGCAGCACTCAACCAGTTCCTTGGCAACAAGCTGGTCACGACCCAGCCCGAGATCAGCCCCCTGCGCATCGATTGCTTCGAGAACGGCGAGCTTGATCAGGCCATGATGCTTGATCTTGTGCCGCTTGCCTGGTCGCCGCTTGGTGGCGGCCGTTTGCTCTCGCCGGAATCGGCCCGCGACAAGGCGGTCGTGGCTGAGCTGGACCGGATTGCCGGAGCCAAAGGTATTTCGCGTTCGGTCGCGGCCTATAGCTGGTTGATGGCTCATCCGGCAGGGATCGTGCCGATCATCGGCTCACAGCAGCCGGAACGAATTTTGGAGGGCACGGCCGCGCTTGAAGTGCGCTGGACACGTGAGGAGTGGTACGCGGTGCTTGTCGCCGCCAGAGGAGAAAGGATGCCCTGA